One Oryza sativa Japonica Group chromosome 8, ASM3414082v1 DNA window includes the following coding sequences:
- the LOC4345525 gene encoding uncharacterized protein, with product MRLFEEPPAKLTHWAHPEHELTLAATAGAPFRCDGCQEPGGDGPRYRCAPCNFDLHTDCALPPATLQHPLLFKGGGCTFVFLREPPAPAAASRQCDACGDDVRGFVFHCADRDLDLHPCCASLEDRIVTGGGGDGDGRVFELTKAASSSSSRRRCGVCGDKSRRTFWFYRGRFDGEDVFIHVACVKELAVRRWEASYRRRSGAGQIALAGAPLMEGALQSLPRRTRRSGGFERFSKIVGVIVSAIIAVIFGNPMGLIAAVAGPDGLLRG from the coding sequence ATGAGGCTGTTCGAGGAGCCACCGGCGAAGCTCACCCACTGGGCTCACCCGGAGCACGAGCTGacgctggccgccaccgccggggcGCCGTTCCGGTGCGACGGGTGCCAGGagcccggcggcgacgggccgAGGTACAGGTGCGCGCCGTGCAACTTCGACCTCCACACCGACTGCGCCCTCCCGCCGGCCACCCTGCAGCACCCGCTCCTCTTCAAGGGCGGCGGCTGCaccttcgtcttcctccgcgagccccccgcgcccgccgccgccagccggcaGTGCGACGCGTGCGGCGACGACGTGCGCGGGTTCGTCTTCCACTGCGCCGACCGCGACCTCGACCTCCACCCGTGCTGCGCGAGCTTGGAGGACCGCATCGTCAcgggcgggggcggcgacggcgacggccgcgtcTTCGAGCTCACcaaggcggcgtcgtcgtcgtcgtcgcggcgccGCTGCGGCGTCTGCGGGGACAAGTCGCGCAGGACGTTCTGGTTCTACCGCGGCCgcttcgacggcgaggacgtgttCATCCACGTGGCGTGCGTGAAGGAGCTCGCCGTGCGGAGGTGGGAGGCGAgctaccgccgccgcagcggcgccggccagatcgcgctcgccggcgcgccgctCATGGAGGGCGCCCTGCAGAGCCTGCCaaggaggacgcggcggagcggcgggttCGAGCGGTTCAGCAAGATCGTGGGTGTCATCGTGAGCGCCATAATCGCCGTCATCTTCGGGAATCCGATGGGGTTGATCGCCGCGGTGGCCGGCCCTGACGGTCTTCTCCGCGGGTAG